A stretch of DNA from Pseudomonadota bacterium:
AAGTTTCTCCTTCTTTTAAAAAAAGTTTCAAAAAATCCAAAAAGGACGCGTTTCCTTCCCAAAGGACCCCCCGTTCAAATTTTGGAAAATACTCTAAAAAAGCCCATAAAAAGCTTCCTGGACCTGATCCGATATCTAAAAAAGAATTGGGAGAAAATTTTGAGTTTTGTTGTCGAAGCCGTCTTAATACATCTTTTATGGCCGCTATTGTTGCTGGCATTCGCCCAAGGGCATAAACAAAAGCTTCTTCCTTTTTAAAAGAAAGAGAGGCTCCTTCTCGAGATGCCTCACTTTGATATCTTAAAGAAATTTTCTCAAAAATATCTGAAGAAACAGGAAAAGAAGCCTCCGAAAAAACTTTTTCAAAAAAAGAAGGCAATCCATAATAAAAAAATGAATTCACGTTTAATCACGCTCATTAAGCCAAGCCATTTGAATAGCTTCTAAGATTTTTTCATTACAGCGATTCGGGTTATCCTCAAAGCCCGGTATTTCTTGAACCCATTGCCAAAGATCTGTAAACCGAATCTCTAAAATATTCACCTCAGGATGAATTTCTTCCAAAGCAATGGCAATCTCATAAACATCGGTCCAACTTATTGTTTTCATTCCTAAATCATCATATTTCGACTAGCTGCTGGAACTGTTACAGTTAAACCATCAAGTTCATCCGTTATAATAAGCTGACATCCAAGACGCGATGTTGGCGTTAAACCAAAAGCAAGATCCAGCATGTCTTCTTCATCTTCAGAGGCTTCTGGAAGCTTTTTATACCAATCAGGATCAACCACCACATGACAGGTTGAACAAGCAAGCGAACCTTCACAAGCACCTTCCAAAGGAATATCATTCGCATGTGCAATCTCTAAAACTGAAAGACCCAAGGGAGCTTCCACATATTTTTCACTCCCATCAGCGTATTTAAAAATCAATTTAGGCATCCTTAAAATCCTTTTTCTATGCGTTATCTTTAATTCTTATCTTTTACAAGTCCCTGCTCCCTAAATCTCTCCTCAAAATAACTTCCAGCTGTATGGATTGGAGAAAGGCGAACATCCTTATTGGGCTGAAAAAAAAGAGGAAGAGAATAGCGCGCCTCATTTTTTTGAACTTCCGGGTTAACAACACGATGTGTTGTCGAAGTATAATAGTTTTGTGTCGTATGGGCAAGCATATCCCCTACATTAATAACAATCATGCCTGGATCCCCTGGAACTGGATGCCAATTTCCTTTAGAGTCCTTGATTTCAAGACCAGGCGCTGTTGCAAAAGGAAGAACTGTCATTAAATTAATATCTTCATGGGGCGCTGCACGAACAGAACCTTCCTCCTCATCTCCTTGAAGAGGAGGATAATGAAGAATCCTTAAAAGTGTTAAGGTACTTTCCTCAGCCATCTGCTTTAAAGGCATTGATAAATTTTTAGAAATTTTCTCAGGCAATCCATTTTCTGCCCATTTTAAAAGTTCATGCGCAAGCTGAGTGACTTCTTGAAAATACGCTTTCGTCATTTGAGCTTGCATCTCAGGTGCTTTCTTATGCGGCGCAAAATGAAAAAATTCCTTTAAATCTTGAACAGAATATCCTTTGGCGTTTTCAGCTTTAAAGGGAAAATAACCTGTTTGTGCTCCTGTTTCGCGCGCATCAAATAAATAGGAATTCTTTTCATCCAGAGGAAGTGCAAAAAAATCTTTCCAAGTTTCATATGTCTTATCAATCAAATCTCTTGAAATTGGATGATCTTTAAGCACAACGAAACCTGTGTTTTTTAAAGATTTTACAAAATCTTGCTCTGCACCCTTTGAAAGATAACTTACAACATCAACATCCATCTTTATATTTCTCTCACCCTCTAAAAAATTCAACAACTCATTATTTTCTTTATAAAATCTAAAAATTTAAAAAAACAATCACAGATATGTAGATTCAACAAAATAAACCCTTTTCTGAGAATTGCTCTAAAAATAGTTTGTTTTCTAGATTTTTTTTCAAAGAAAACTTATTTTGGC
This window harbors:
- a CDS encoding ferredoxin family 2Fe-2S iron-sulfur cluster binding protein — protein: MPKLIFKYADGSEKYVEAPLGLSVLEIAHANDIPLEGACEGSLACSTCHVVVDPDWYKKLPEASEDEEDMLDLAFGLTPTSRLGCQLIITDELDGLTVTVPAASRNMMI
- a CDS encoding isopenicillin N synthase family oxygenase; its protein translation is MDVDVVSYLSKGAEQDFVKSLKNTGFVVLKDHPISRDLIDKTYETWKDFFALPLDEKNSYLFDARETGAQTGYFPFKAENAKGYSVQDLKEFFHFAPHKKAPEMQAQMTKAYFQEVTQLAHELLKWAENGLPEKISKNLSMPLKQMAEESTLTLLRILHYPPLQGDEEEGSVRAAPHEDINLMTVLPFATAPGLEIKDSKGNWHPVPGDPGMIVINVGDMLAHTTQNYYTSTTHRVVNPEVQKNEARYSLPLFFQPNKDVRLSPIHTAGSYFEERFREQGLVKDKN
- the iscX gene encoding Fe-S cluster assembly protein IscX → MSWTDVYEIAIALEEIHPEVNILEIRFTDLWQWVQEIPGFEDNPNRCNEKILEAIQMAWLNERD